A genomic segment from Tuwongella immobilis encodes:
- a CDS encoding polymorphic toxin-type HINT domain-containing protein: MGSGQLFEPTAEHPFWVVGRGWTPVWELTIGDSLTSMSGETVSVEGVHETDRRQTVYNLRVSDFHTYFVGCDEWGFSVWAHNAEYSVRPGKGGVFEIMNSRGQVVRSYPDEIQASVQARALNNPARPTNLPDPHNNKPSMQREIWEREELARRAAQQNAGRMTAPQAREAAAMNGWQEVANPGFNSHGQPVFTNGRSFFTPDADGHIGGVWKQFNQQGQRVGTLDANLNRLGK; the protein is encoded by the coding sequence GTGGGATCAGGTCAACTCTTTGAGCCGACCGCCGAGCATCCGTTCTGGGTCGTTGGCCGTGGCTGGACGCCGGTCTGGGAATTGACGATCGGCGATTCGCTGACGTCAATGAGCGGAGAAACGGTATCCGTCGAGGGCGTTCACGAAACCGATCGGCGGCAAACAGTCTATAATCTGCGTGTCAGCGACTTCCACACCTACTTCGTCGGCTGCGACGAGTGGGGCTTCAGCGTCTGGGCGCATAATGCGGAGTACTCGGTTCGGCCAGGCAAGGGCGGCGTGTTTGAAATCATGAACTCACGGGGGCAAGTCGTTCGCAGCTACCCCGATGAAATTCAGGCGAGTGTGCAGGCCCGTGCGCTAAATAACCCCGCTCGACCCACCAACCTGCCTGACCCGCACAATAACAAGCCCAGCATGCAGCGCGAAATCTGGGAGAGGGAAGAACTCGCCAGGCGAGCGGCACAGCAGAATGCTGGAAGAATGACGGCTCCGCAAGCGAGGGAGGCTGCGGCGATGAACGGCTGGCAGGAGGTTGCGAATCCGGGGTTCAATTCTCATGGGCAACCTGTTTTTACGAATGGCAGAAGCTTCTTCACTCCCGATGCTGATGGGCATATTGGCGGGGTGTGGAAGCAGTTCAACCAGCAAGGGCAACGTGTCGGAACTCTCGACGCGAATTTAAACCGACTTGGAAAGTAG
- a CDS encoding polymorphic toxin-type HINT domain-containing protein, with product MLELPRFRRRVLGRLWEGDADGDLHVPHDHASGFGMLQKPGDKVPFIEIGLQKGLAGLLPDLGLLTRVVPFFSRDSGRDFLQANVPIGSIPSGPMGAAGWDYVESLASASGSASQRWDYTASGSSSSDYHNHTSNASSYSRGTSQWMRQIHLGSDTTWSEQYTITQSGSAVSITGQSSLTRNAWGDASGSSQASGVSGQWVRMQTASMSGTSFPDGTMSGTSFPDGTMSGSMSGSMSGTASGSSGSTSFTSGTTSGDGWYGTESTWNMTSNSQDHYRRETSWTATHGTGSSGWGSASMTNTSTHVWGSWQGSSNHTTTTTNYGGTSTSSSGWPGSGSYDQWQWNEGFGTEIWIGGYGGYGGYGSYGSYGWPGTTGLSPRIGSIPSGPMGAAGWGYVENSGSASGYLASGPSGSGSMSGTTSGSGASTQNIGYGGSGSSSAEAAAAGAAGAGMPGAVSPPPPLVDDRPFWQRVQDNFYDLVSDGAATKSWELDQRRKAAGIPIANDRPGVIPGAATFAAIQRYSDAVSARTRDWVTTLSVYAGAIQEGLSDGAVIATNELSRLPFNIFGYQGPLELEAKQLVDQNGGLYAWSQLSSRTGSMILHGVAGGVVLQTAVIPAASYVSTFLPCWAVLSAKITILGGVVGLTGWGIYSSVGSIIGGIQELKEGNKNDGWLKIADGTINLSLLGLGAYGFKSKSLSWETIKGWFRSCFTGETPILVEGGSKRIDEIRPGDRVLSRSEHDPASPTMYQQVEEVFVRTSSIIELTVSGRTIRTTREHPFWVVGAGWKPISEMTVGDQLLGLEQESVLVEKIVDTDQWETVYNFRVAEFHTYFVGGDEWGFSVWAHNTCYEIRQLADGRFGLFERATGNAVTLEGRAITANSPDGVRLLATDAAKIARSNISRSTVVGTLKRDAGGYVLNEQIVGGVAKNYEGHHLISLHLAENSGAMLRAAELGYNINRGSNGIALPSTLAESQASGLPYHGGKHLSVRHAGSADSFVKLKLDALDARVRAGTISDQELLSEIGLIEDATRVALRTNRLRLQSTDPHWKP from the coding sequence GTGCTGGAACTTCCGCGTTTCCGGCGGCGCGTTCTGGGAAGGTTGTGGGAAGGCGATGCCGATGGCGATCTGCACGTCCCACACGACCATGCCAGCGGTTTCGGCATGTTGCAGAAGCCGGGCGACAAAGTGCCATTCATTGAAATCGGCTTGCAAAAAGGTCTGGCGGGACTCCTGCCGGACCTCGGACTCCTCACTCGCGTGGTTCCCTTCTTTTCTCGGGACTCCGGCCGCGATTTCCTACAAGCGAACGTTCCAATCGGCAGCATTCCAAGCGGGCCGATGGGCGCGGCAGGCTGGGACTATGTCGAAAGTCTGGCCAGCGCATCGGGCAGCGCCTCGCAGCGTTGGGACTACACGGCCTCGGGTTCTTCTTCGAGTGATTATCACAATCACACGAGCAACGCATCGAGTTACTCGCGTGGTACCAGCCAATGGATGCGTCAAATCCACCTGGGCAGCGACACGACCTGGAGTGAGCAGTACACGATCACGCAATCCGGTTCGGCGGTGTCGATCACGGGCCAATCGAGCCTGACCAGGAACGCTTGGGGGGATGCCAGTGGCTCCAGTCAAGCCAGCGGAGTCAGCGGTCAATGGGTTCGCATGCAAACCGCCTCGATGAGCGGCACCAGCTTTCCTGACGGCACCATGAGCGGCACCAGCTTTCCTGATGGCACCATGAGCGGCTCGATGAGTGGTTCCATGAGTGGCACCGCCAGCGGAAGCAGTGGCAGCACGAGCTTCACCAGCGGCACGACCAGCGGAGATGGCTGGTACGGCACCGAATCGACCTGGAACATGACCAGCAACTCCCAGGACCATTATCGACGCGAGACCTCCTGGACTGCCACCCACGGCACCGGATCGAGCGGCTGGGGCAGTGCCAGCATGACCAACACCAGCACCCACGTCTGGGGATCGTGGCAAGGCAGCTCCAATCACACGACCACCACGACGAACTACGGCGGAACGAGTACCTCCTCATCCGGCTGGCCTGGCTCGGGCAGCTACGACCAATGGCAGTGGAACGAAGGCTTCGGCACCGAAATCTGGATCGGTGGCTATGGTGGATACGGCGGATACGGTAGCTACGGCAGCTATGGCTGGCCTGGCACAACCGGCCTGTCACCCCGAATCGGCAGCATTCCAAGCGGACCGATGGGCGCGGCAGGCTGGGGCTATGTCGAAAACTCCGGTAGCGCATCGGGGTACCTCGCCAGCGGCCCCAGCGGCAGCGGCTCCATGTCCGGCACGACAAGCGGCTCCGGGGCATCGACTCAAAATATCGGCTACGGAGGCAGCGGGAGTTCATCGGCCGAAGCTGCGGCAGCAGGAGCAGCCGGTGCAGGAATGCCAGGGGCAGTTTCACCTCCGCCACCGCTGGTTGACGACCGACCATTCTGGCAACGGGTTCAAGATAACTTCTATGACCTGGTTTCGGATGGGGCGGCAACCAAGAGTTGGGAACTGGACCAACGTCGAAAAGCGGCGGGGATTCCGATTGCGAATGACCGTCCGGGTGTGATTCCAGGTGCCGCCACTTTCGCGGCTATCCAAAGGTATTCCGACGCTGTCTCGGCACGGACTCGAGATTGGGTCACGACGCTCTCGGTCTACGCAGGTGCCATTCAAGAAGGGCTTTCGGATGGCGCCGTGATTGCGACCAATGAACTGAGCAGACTGCCTTTCAACATTTTTGGATATCAGGGACCATTGGAGTTGGAAGCGAAACAACTGGTCGATCAAAACGGGGGTCTTTATGCGTGGTCCCAGTTGTCGTCACGAACTGGCAGTATGATTCTTCATGGAGTGGCGGGAGGGGTTGTGCTTCAAACGGCTGTGATCCCAGCAGCTTCCTATGTGTCGACCTTTTTGCCATGTTGGGCGGTGCTTAGCGCAAAAATCACCATTCTGGGTGGGGTTGTCGGCTTAACCGGATGGGGGATTTACAGCTCAGTTGGATCGATAATCGGTGGTATTCAAGAATTAAAAGAAGGAAACAAGAATGATGGGTGGCTGAAGATCGCCGACGGCACGATCAACTTGAGTTTGCTCGGACTTGGAGCATATGGTTTCAAGAGCAAGTCTCTGAGTTGGGAAACAATTAAGGGATGGTTCAGATCGTGCTTCACGGGTGAGACCCCGATCTTGGTCGAAGGCGGCTCGAAGCGAATCGACGAAATCAGGCCTGGTGATCGGGTTCTCAGTCGAAGCGAACACGACCCTGCAAGTCCGACAATGTACCAGCAAGTCGAAGAAGTGTTCGTGCGAACCAGCTCGATTATTGAACTGACAGTGAGCGGCCGGACCATCCGAACGACACGCGAGCATCCCTTTTGGGTGGTCGGCGCCGGCTGGAAGCCTATCTCCGAAATGACTGTTGGCGATCAACTGTTGGGATTGGAACAAGAATCAGTTTTGGTTGAGAAAATTGTAGATACCGATCAGTGGGAGACGGTGTACAATTTTCGCGTCGCAGAGTTCCACACCTACTTCGTCGGCGGCGACGAGTGGGGGTTCAGCGTCTGGGCGCATAACACCTGCTACGAAATCAGACAGCTTGCCGATGGAAGGTTTGGGCTTTTTGAGCGAGCAACGGGTAATGCTGTTACATTAGAAGGCCGGGCGATTACGGCAAATAGTCCTGACGGCGTTCGTTTATTGGCGACGGATGCCGCCAAAATTGCTCGTTCAAACATCTCCAGATCCACGGTTGTTGGCACGCTTAAAAGAGATGCAGGAGGGTATGTACTTAACGAGCAAATTGTTGGTGGTGTTGCGAAGAACTACGAAGGCCACCATCTTATCAGCTTGCATTTGGCAGAGAATTCTGGTGCTATGCTACGTGCCGCTGAGCTTGGATACAATATAAATCGAGGCTCGAATGGTATTGCACTTCCGAGTACGCTAGCCGAATCGCAAGCGAGCGGTTTGCCCTATCATGGTGGGAAACACCTCTCTGTAAGACACGCAGGGTCGGCAGACTCGTTCGTAAAACTAAAACTGGACGCTCTCGATGCCCGTGTTCGTGCCGGTACGATCAGTGACCAAGAGTTGTTGAGTGAAATTGGCCTCATTGAGGATGCTACACGAGTGGCTCTTCGCACGAACCGATTGCGTCTACAGTCGACCGATCCTCACTGGAAGCCATAA
- a CDS encoding Rossmann-like fold-containing protein, which translates to MGAAGWDYVESLASASGSASQRWDYTASGSSSSDYHNHTSNASSYSRGTSQWMRQIHLGSDTTWSEQYTITQSGSAVSITGQSSLTRNAWGDASGSSQASGVSGQWVRMQTASMSGTSFPDGTMSGTSFPDGTMSGSMSGSMSGTASGSSGSTSFTSGTTSGDGWYGTESTWNMTSNSQDHYRRETSWTATHGTGSSGWGSASMTNTSTHVWGSWQGSSNHTTTTTNYGGTSTSSSGWPGSGSYDQWQWNEGFGTEIWIGGYGGYGGYGSYGSYGWPGTTGLSPRIGSIPSGPMGAAGWGYVENSGSASGYLASGPSGSGSMSGTTSGSGASTQNIGYGGSGSSSAEAAAAGAAGAGMPGAVSPPPPLVDDRPFWQRVQDNFYDLVSDGAATKSWELDQRRKAAGIPIANDRPGVIPGAATFAAIQRYSDAVSARTRDWVTTLSVYAGAIQEGLSDGAVIATNELSRLPFNIFGYQGPLELEAKQLVDQNGGLYAWSQLSSRTGSMILHGVAGGVVLQTAVIPAASYVSTFLPCWAVLSAKITILGGVVGLTGWGIYSSVGSIIGGIQELKEGNKNDGWLKIADGTINLSLLGLGAYGFKSKSLSWETIKGWFRSCFTGETPILVEGGSKRIDEIRPGDRVLSRSEHDPASPTMYQQVEEVFVRTSSIIELTVSGRTIRTTREHPFWVVGAGWKPISEMTVGDQLLGLEQESVLVEKIVDTDQWETVYNFRVSEFHTYFVGCEAWGFSVWAHNAICAEAVRTALVPHIGEQAAHNLSAEALGEIASAINAGNATRANQLLRAAGASEIIAKNLIGTLSQAAIRNELSDGGRVLLVGEGNFSNAQSVVREGLVSPNNLVATELRDVAIPAGLEGVARTGVNATALPTSLGQFNTIVFNFPNPGSYLATPNRALVSDFLRSAALRLEPGGRVIVTIAESQVGRFTVPALAEQGGFRVVNQIRYNPNQAFPGYSHVTTTGRGTATNVENAIAYVLERR; encoded by the coding sequence ATGGGCGCGGCAGGCTGGGACTATGTCGAAAGTCTGGCCAGCGCATCGGGCAGCGCCTCGCAGCGTTGGGACTACACGGCCTCGGGTTCTTCTTCGAGTGATTATCACAATCACACGAGCAACGCATCGAGTTACTCGCGTGGTACCAGCCAATGGATGCGTCAAATCCACCTGGGCAGCGACACGACCTGGAGTGAGCAGTACACGATCACGCAATCCGGTTCGGCGGTGTCGATCACGGGCCAATCGAGCCTGACCAGGAACGCTTGGGGGGATGCCAGTGGCTCCAGTCAAGCCAGCGGAGTCAGCGGTCAATGGGTTCGCATGCAAACCGCCTCGATGAGCGGCACCAGCTTTCCTGACGGCACCATGAGCGGCACCAGCTTTCCTGATGGCACCATGAGCGGCTCGATGAGTGGTTCCATGAGTGGCACCGCCAGCGGAAGCAGTGGCAGCACGAGCTTCACCAGCGGCACGACCAGCGGAGATGGCTGGTACGGCACCGAATCGACCTGGAACATGACCAGCAACTCCCAGGACCATTATCGACGCGAGACCTCCTGGACTGCCACCCACGGCACCGGATCGAGCGGCTGGGGCAGTGCCAGCATGACCAACACCAGCACCCACGTCTGGGGATCGTGGCAAGGCAGCTCCAATCACACGACCACCACGACGAACTACGGCGGAACGAGTACCTCCTCATCCGGCTGGCCTGGCTCGGGCAGCTACGACCAATGGCAGTGGAACGAAGGCTTCGGCACCGAAATCTGGATCGGTGGCTATGGTGGATACGGCGGATACGGTAGCTACGGCAGCTATGGCTGGCCTGGCACAACCGGCCTGTCACCCCGAATCGGCAGCATTCCAAGCGGACCGATGGGCGCGGCAGGCTGGGGCTATGTCGAAAACTCCGGTAGCGCATCGGGGTACCTCGCCAGCGGCCCCAGCGGCAGCGGCTCCATGTCCGGCACGACAAGCGGCTCCGGGGCATCGACTCAAAATATCGGCTACGGAGGCAGCGGGAGTTCATCGGCCGAAGCTGCGGCAGCAGGAGCAGCCGGTGCAGGAATGCCAGGGGCAGTTTCACCTCCGCCACCGCTGGTTGACGACCGACCATTCTGGCAACGGGTTCAAGATAACTTCTATGACCTGGTTTCGGATGGGGCGGCAACCAAGAGTTGGGAACTGGACCAACGTCGAAAAGCGGCGGGGATTCCGATTGCGAATGACCGTCCGGGTGTGATTCCAGGTGCCGCCACTTTCGCGGCTATCCAAAGGTATTCCGACGCTGTCTCGGCACGGACTCGAGATTGGGTCACGACGCTCTCGGTCTACGCAGGTGCCATTCAAGAAGGGCTTTCGGATGGCGCCGTGATTGCGACCAATGAACTGAGCAGACTGCCTTTCAACATTTTTGGATATCAGGGACCATTGGAGTTGGAAGCGAAACAACTGGTCGATCAAAACGGGGGTCTTTATGCGTGGTCCCAGTTGTCGTCACGAACTGGCAGTATGATTCTTCATGGAGTGGCGGGAGGGGTTGTGCTTCAAACGGCTGTGATCCCAGCAGCTTCCTATGTGTCGACCTTTTTGCCATGTTGGGCGGTGCTTAGCGCAAAAATCACCATTCTGGGTGGGGTTGTCGGCTTAACCGGATGGGGGATTTACAGCTCAGTTGGATCGATAATCGGTGGTATTCAAGAATTAAAAGAAGGAAACAAGAATGATGGGTGGCTGAAGATCGCCGACGGCACGATCAACTTGAGTTTGCTCGGACTTGGAGCATATGGTTTCAAGAGCAAGTCTCTGAGTTGGGAAACAATTAAGGGATGGTTCAGATCGTGCTTCACGGGTGAGACCCCGATCTTGGTCGAAGGCGGCTCGAAGCGAATCGACGAAATCAGGCCTGGTGATCGGGTTCTCAGTCGAAGCGAACACGACCCTGCAAGTCCGACAATGTACCAGCAAGTCGAAGAAGTGTTCGTGCGAACCAGCTCGATTATTGAACTGACAGTGAGCGGCCGGACCATCCGAACGACACGCGAGCATCCCTTTTGGGTGGTCGGCGCCGGCTGGAAGCCTATCTCCGAAATGACTGTTGGCGATCAACTGTTGGGATTGGAACAAGAATCAGTTTTGGTTGAGAAAATTGTAGATACCGATCAGTGGGAAACAGTTTACAATTTTCGCGTCAGCGAGTTTCATACCTACTTCGTTGGTTGTGAAGCATGGGGTTTTAGTGTCTGGGCTCATAATGCGATCTGTGCCGAGGCGGTCAGGACGGCACTGGTGCCACACATCGGGGAGCAAGCTGCTCACAATCTAAGCGCTGAGGCTCTTGGCGAGATTGCATCGGCAATTAACGCCGGGAATGCCACCAGAGCAAACCAGTTGTTGAGAGCGGCGGGTGCGTCCGAGATCATCGCAAAGAACCTGATTGGCACTCTTTCTCAGGCAGCGATACGTAACGAACTGTCGGATGGAGGCAGGGTTCTGTTGGTGGGCGAGGGTAATTTCTCCAACGCACAGTCTGTGGTCAGAGAGGGGCTTGTCTCTCCAAATAACTTGGTGGCGACCGAATTGCGAGATGTTGCAATTCCTGCTGGTTTGGAGGGCGTTGCTCGAACTGGAGTCAATGCAACCGCTCTTCCGACTTCGCTGGGACAGTTTAATACAATCGTCTTCAACTTTCCGAATCCGGGTAGCTACCTCGCGACACCCAATCGAGCGTTGGTTTCTGACTTTTTGAGAAGTGCCGCCTTACGTTTGGAGCCAGGCGGGAGAGTCATCGTTACAATTGCCGAATCGCAGGTCGGCAGATTCACAGTCCCGGCATTAGCGGAACAAGGGGGAT